aactAAATAGAGGTACGCGCCAAAATTGACACTTAAATGCGTGCAAAATGGCGGAAAACACTACTCCGATTGTCGTTTCGTAGAGTGCTATACACCCTTTTAATAAGTCTAATATATGCCGTTTTCCGCTAATGACGTCGAACTCTTGCTTTCAGATTTTATTTAGAAATGTACAAAGGCCTATaaatttttcgatttcttttcttgtttgaagcctttgtacatttctgaataaattttaaaagcatgAGTTTGACGTCATTAGCGGAAAACGGCATATATTAGACTTATTAAAAGGGTGTATAGGTGGTTTTAGAAGGATGGTTCTAGGTGCATGATCGTAGGtgatttaatttttagttttgccGTTGCAAATAAGTGTCAGTTAAAAGTTTCATCGTGTAACAGTGGCTTTAAGGAAGACTTTTACCCCTGATTAATTAAGCAAGTTTTTAGTGTCCTTGAGAAAATCCTTTATGCTCATAAAAGCCATCAATAAACGTGGAAAATCGTAAGATCATTCATTGGAGACAAATTACTTCTTGACTTTGGTGCGAGATTTCAGCGTTAATCAACGATTTTTCTGAGGAAttacaaaacttgaaaacggTATGGCAACGTTTCCTGTAGTGAGAAACCCCAGTCTTGTTAATTTACTagacatgaaaaaaatcagaaatcAAAAAGTCTTCTGCTGAAATTAGGGAGTAATTTCTCTTGCATTTTgagtaaattttaataatttctcTTGCCTAAGGCTCTGGAAGCTATCAGAATTTAGCTAACACGCGCATgacattattttcaaattttgatcGTCATCGTATGATGGCACATTATAGTTCTCCAAAATCATCGTCCCACCTTTTTGTGTCATGATTTGCAAACTAGTCACAGTCTCAAGAATGAACACGCTAGCACTTGCAGCAGTGCAGATGTAACTCCCTGCGTCACTCTGTTGTAAGTTTGTAATAACCAACGCTCCATTGATCTGCTGGCTCCGCCCAACTGGCAGCTGACCTCCTTGCTTTCTCCAGCTGATGATTGGTTGTGGGTCACCAGTAGCGCTGCAATTCAGCCTCACAGTGGAGTTTAACATCGACACAATCTTGGAAGGAGGTTTAGATGTAAACTGAGGAAGAGATACCACGACAAGCAAGGTGTTCTTTTCAGCTTTTCCTAAAACGTTTTTTGCTGAGCAGGTGTACGTGTCCGAGTCTTCTTTGCGAACTTGTGAAATTTGCAGCGCATTGTGGTTGTACCTCACCCTCCCCTGGGGTAACTGACTGGATAATTTTCTCCAGGTCACGACTGGTGTGGGGTACCCAGTCACATGACAAGTTGGAAGAGTGAAAGTATTTCCTTCTATCGCGTAACGAGGTCCAGGGTTGAGAGAAATGCGAGGTTGAGCTGaaacgagaaaaagaaaaaaagtcatcAGAGTTATCGAAGACTCTTTTTTCCGCGTCTGCGATAACCGTAATTGGAAATGTCTTTCAACAAGTTTGTAActaaagtaaaaaagaagcaaGTTGTTTGGGCTCTTGATCGGATCTTGAGAACTGCACATGTAAGCTGCGCCCCACAAAAAAATATACCAAGAAACTTAAAtcaagataaaaataataaccaaTGATAATTAGTCAGTGATTGTTATATTTAGCTGACTATGTTACCcttattataattaacaaaagaagaagaagaaatttcacaacttgtaataattacaatataGGGAACAAAGTACGCAAACACAAATAGGAAAAAGGATTTTGGCTCGATTCACTTAAtacaagagatcatcaaggtgagagagtgaatcgcccatataggccctctaactagggtaatccatcttaatctatttttagacatggtacccagttcttccgcgaattttactcgcgcgATTTTCCCGCGTTGCGTGTTTTCGTGGAGGAAACAACGGAGGAGAGTAATGGCGGACCGCGCTTCCTCGAAACgaaagtttgaagtttctaacGCACCGTCGAACAAGCGGAAGAAAACCAgcccaaatttattttgtagtaaagaaagaacatgGACTCTCTGtgatagaaacaaaattgaaaaccttctCTTGCTAGACTGTACGCGGAGCTATGCAGCAATCAGGtgtgttcttttctaaaatataATCCAAAATACCATCTTCCCataaaattatcatgaaaTTTTAATATCAGAAGTTATGCATTTATTCAAGTCATTTATTCAAGATGGATACTTCATTATCCGCATTACCTGACAACATTGAATTGATTTTACTCGGTGActttaatgttaatttcacTGGTTCGAACTTGAATATTGATAAAGCCATGAAACGTAAATTGATTCAGGTAACAAATTCCCATGAACTTGACCAGCTTATCAACAATACAGCCTTTTTGTCTGTTGCCGTCATCTTTGTGTGATAAACATCGTGAATAACTCCTATAAACTCGTCAACAAATTCgtcaattatttcatttaggaCATTTTTATCGCCCAAAATTGCTTCTTTTACAGCCGCTCTAGATGGATAAAATGCTAGATTCGGACTCGACTCAAGCTTCCTCGCTATTTCACAGTCAAGATCATGTCGCTTACTTTCCAGCCTTTCACATAGTTCTTCTACTTCTTCTTCAGAGAGGATATTCTTTGAAGCCTTTCGCGTTTTGGAACTTTTCTTCACAGATGTTGTAGCCTtcggctttcctttctctcgtGCCTCGCCGCTTTTTGAAATTGCTCCACTTTCCGAACAGGAGCTGGATGTTTGGTCCTGATCACTGTTGTTCTCGCCTTCGAGTTCATCTTCCTCGCCACTGGAACTTTCGCTTGAACTTTCAACCTTCTTGAATTCACAGTTTGAATCAAGTAGAATTAGTCCGGATGGacattcctttttcttctttttttttactgaaacCGGTATCTGTTTAAAGTCAAGTTCGTCGACAAAACGTATTAAAGGACTTTTTTGCGCATTTGCCGCCATTTCGTCTCAGGAAGTTTCGCGTGGCCTTGCGTGTAAAGCCGCCTAGGTTGCCCACGCAAcgcgcgagtaaaattcgcggaagaactgggtaccatgtctaaaaatagattaagatggataaccctagttagagggcctatatgggggattcactctctcaccttgatgatctcttgcttaataacaataatagctACTTTGCTAGTCTTTCAGGGTTTTCGTAGCCAACTGAGTAATTACACATCAAATGAACGCAAGGCATTAAATGTTAGTTTTTAATGCGAAGGTTAAAACCGGACGAAAACCTTTgggagcagagtagagaacagAACTGAAACACTCAACCAACTCGGATATGCCTTCGACAACTATCATTTCGAAGACAGGCCACATTGTTGGAAAGCGAGACCATCTTCCACCATTGCGCCAACCCTGATTTCCAGTATATTTCCAATATATGCAACATAATCGAACCATAGTACTTGCTTTTCGTTGGCGCTGATTCCTAGCACTATTCGTCTCCATTTTAGATAATAGTTGTTAATTTCAACCATCAAACAGGAAACCTCAATATGTGTTACATGTATATGGatacaaaaaacatttctaccTTCGTCTTCGTTCTGCAAATAAAGGCCCAGCAGATAAATTGAATTCGTGTGTAGTTTGACGGCCTTAGTGTAGTGTTTGACTTTGATCGGTTCGAAAATCAGCAAAGCCGATTAACATAACGAAACTTACCATTGACTACAAGCCGCACCAGTGCTTGTGCCTGTCCCAGGATGTTTGAGGCTGAACACTTGTATACACCCGAGTCACTGCCAGCAGCATTTGGTAAAATCAACTTCCCATCTGTGGTTGCTGATAGAATTTTCTCTGACTTCCCTTCCAGTTTACTCCATGTTGACACAGGCTTAGGATTGCCGCTGACTGAACACTGGAAAGAAGCAGTTTTGCTTTCATTGACTGTCATCTTTGCAGGCGAAACAGCAACAGTAGGAGCTGCAATCGATTCACCTGGTTCTCCTTTAGCTCTCTTTATGCCAGCAGTTCCCATGTCTCCTTTCTCTCCTTTTAGTCCAGTTTCCCCCTTTGATCCTGTTGGTCCCATGATGCCTTGCTTTCCACTTTTCCGTGGCGGCCCCATGATGCCATTGTCTCCCTTGTTTCCGCTTCTTCCTTTGTTTCCCTTTCGTCCTCGTTCACCTCTCTTTCCTCTCGGTCCAGGTGAACCGGGAGGACCAGCGGGACCTCGGGAGCATCTGTTGATGTTTGATTGACGTAGTTCCGGTCTCAGCACCGAAACGAGTTTGTCAGATATGAACCTCTGGTCTGCTATGTgcttgttttctgttttgttgttcGTGGAGTAGTCACTCCGCCTGTTTCGAAGGATTGTATTGACTAGGAAAGAAAtttgcaaaggaaaaagagTGTGTTTGAATTCCCGCTACCGTATTTAACGAAAACAACTCATGCAAGTGAAGAAAGATCATCgtagtaaattttccaatttatgtaattggaaggaagaaggccgttgaagccctgatacttttcaggcttcttccttccaattgcttaaattggaaaaattactgcgatgatctttcttcactttcatctacaaccgcagtacaatatgaatttcatacaTATTTCACACAACGCATGCAGTTGAGCAGTCAAAAAAGTGTCGGCGGCCGCCACCATGAAAAATACAGAGAACATTAAAAGGAACGAAGTTCTTGAAAATGATATATTTTCTCGCTCCAAAATGGAATAAGCAACGACGCAACAGCGCAAGCCAAATATGTAAAAGTCTTGTCTTCTCTTGTGCAGTGGTGTTATTGGTGTTATTTACATAATATATTAACGTCAGACCTAACGCTGTTCGATTCCAGGCTTCGCTGCTCCATTTcatatttgcatttttggtGGTGTGACCGGCGCAGAATTTCAAGTCACGCAGAGATATAAATCAGTTGTTATCGCACCAAAACAttcaggtttttttctttacttcatTTCCCTTAATTCCTGAAATTCATTTCCAATGTCCATACATCGATCAATTCACATGAACACACAAGCAGTTCAGAATAAAACTAGATGAGTGTgcgagaaaataaacaaggttGTTCCCTCGGGGGCGgactcccatatgaaacagacggggatgctcgtcggaaatttttaatttaacccctaaaggagaccatccgggcgtggctcaagctttttgtgatccctaaaggagaccgcttaaaaaataaaaaaatgaagaaaaaagaaaatttgacttctgtttctcttcgagtaattctgtgtttcttcgcggaaccctaatcgagaccttggcggcttaaaatattggcgctttgcccggaacaccctaagcgagaccgaaatccaaaatttacacccctaagcgagacaaCGAGCATCCCGGTCTGTTTCATGTATGATTCCCCCTCCCCCCGGGGTTGACGGAACAATCGTCGTTGAACATCTGGCGACATC
The DNA window shown above is from Acropora palmata chromosome 7, jaAcrPala1.3, whole genome shotgun sequence and carries:
- the LOC141885751 gene encoding obscurin-like isoform X2, which gives rise to MVAEKSGPSFASILTILSIVMYTGGFLRLELEFNKQKDKINQLESVVESIKTSKVNTILRNRRSDYSTNNKTENKHIADQRFISDKLVSVLRPELRQSNINRCSRGPAGPPGSPGPRGKRGERGRKGNKGRSGNKGDNGIMGPPRKSGKQGIMGPTGSKGETGLKGEKGDMGTAGIKRAKGEPGESIAAPTVAVSPAKMTVNESKTASFQCSVSGNPKPVSTWSKLEGKSEKILSATTDGKLILPNAAGSDSGVYKCSASNILGQAQALVRLVVNAQPRISLNPGPRYAIEGNTFTLPTCHVTGYPTPVVTWRKLSSQLPQGRVRYNHNALQISQVRKEDSDTYTCSAKNVLGKAEKNTLLVVVSLPQFTSKPPSKIVSMLNSTVRLNCSATGDPQPIISWRKQGGQLPVGRSQQINGALVITNLQQSDAGSYICTAASASVFILETVTSLQIMTQKVALSSSSVLGSLDIKYLVKLNSFLAPVLRSSSRSRFVGCWRAKTDGWAASTFHSNCDGKGPTVTIIQVGSYIFGGYTDVSWSSPSSCGFASSSKSFIYSLYNINGFSPVKLQIKSGRQIYAIYRCSRYGPTFGGGHDIHISNNAASNRNSYTYCGNTYSLPPGYSSSYSSCRFYAGGGSYKFTPTDVEVFYETTT
- the LOC141885751 gene encoding obscurin-like isoform X1, coding for MVAEKSGPSFASILTILSIVMYTGGFLRLELEFNKQKDKINQLESVVESIKTSKGNDIAQVNTILRNRRSDYSTNNKTENKHIADQRFISDKLVSVLRPELRQSNINRCSRGPAGPPGSPGPRGKRGERGRKGNKGRSGNKGDNGIMGPPRKSGKQGIMGPTGSKGETGLKGEKGDMGTAGIKRAKGEPGESIAAPTVAVSPAKMTVNESKTASFQCSVSGNPKPVSTWSKLEGKSEKILSATTDGKLILPNAAGSDSGVYKCSASNILGQAQALVRLVVNAQPRISLNPGPRYAIEGNTFTLPTCHVTGYPTPVVTWRKLSSQLPQGRVRYNHNALQISQVRKEDSDTYTCSAKNVLGKAEKNTLLVVVSLPQFTSKPPSKIVSMLNSTVRLNCSATGDPQPIISWRKQGGQLPVGRSQQINGALVITNLQQSDAGSYICTAASASVFILETVTSLQIMTQKVALSSSSVLGSLDIKYLVKLNSFLAPVLRSSSRSRFVGCWRAKTDGWAASTFHSNCDGKGPTVTIIQVGSYIFGGYTDVSWSSPSSCGFASSSKSFIYSLYNINGFSPVKLQIKSGRQIYAIYRCSRYGPTFGGGHDIHISNNAASNRNSYTYCGNTYSLPPGYSSSYSSCRFYAGGGSYKFTPTDVEVFYETTT